A stretch of DNA from Methanoplanus endosymbiosus:
TGGCAATAACCTCAACATTGTTCATCTTGGTGTTGGCATCATTGCCAAGCTTCTGTGCTTCCTTACCTATCTCAACGACATGATTTGCGGCGGTGAATACCTCCTGCGATGTTCCGGCAATCTCCTCATTGGATGCCGACAGGTCGGCAATCTGCCTGTTAATGTCCTCTATCTGTTCGAGAAGGGACTTTGTCAGTTCCGCTGTCTTCTGGCTTGTTGTTGCAACTCCCTCTGCGGCCTTTGCTACCTCATCAGTGCCTTTGCTGACCTCATTGGAGTTCATAGCAACTTTCTGTGCAATTCCGGTTGAGGAGTTGATAGCCTCAGATACTGAAATGCCTATATTATTGACAGCATCCTTGAATACTCTGAACTCTCCTTCCATCCTGAGCTTATCATTGACCCTGACCCCGAAATTCCCGTCCGAAAGCTCTCCTGAAACCCTTATCGCCTCCGTAACCGGAATTTCTACTGCATCAAGCATCTTGTTTATGCCGTTTATAACCTCTTTATATGCCCCATCGTATGCACCGGCATCAGCACGTTCATCAATTCTGCCCATAACAGCGTTGTTGCTCAGACGGACAACATCCCTGATCATCTCATTGATATTCTCCATCATTTTCACAAGTGAGGGTAACAGCTCATCTTTCTCGCTCCTGCGCCCGATCTTTTTCAGTTCATCAAGCCTTGAGAGGTCGCCCCTGGAGGTCCTTGCCGCAATATCCTGCACATTTAACAGCCTCGTCTTTACAAGGCTGATTTCTTCGGTAATGTTTGAATATATGCCTTCGTATTTTCCGGAAACATCAGTGGTGTAGTCATTGACTGACATCTTCTTTAAGATATTTTCAACTTCAACAACCGCCTGAAGGCCGTCTATCGAATTGTTGATGTTCTTCCTGAGTACATCAAATTCACCTTTGAACTGTTCGTCAATCCTGTCGGGTATCTCTCCTCTGCCAATCATCTTAATTCTGTCATTGATAATTACAAGAGGTTCTCTTATTCCGGATGAGATGTCATTGAGGTTTTCTATAAGGTCTCTGTACACGCCTTTGTAACCCGATGTCTCCGACTTGTGCTTCAGGTCCCCGTTTGTAAGTGCAGTGCCAATGTTTTCCGCCTCTTTTACTACCTCCATAACATTGTCTCTGACTCTGGCAAGGCTTCTGTTTATATCCTCAATCTCTTCTTTTATCTTTCCTGTGTACTCATCTGCGTCCCCTGCCGTGAGGCTGAGGTTTGGGTCACCAAGGGAGATCTTTTCAAGATTTTCCCCTATTTTCTTGATCTCTCTGCCCAGGTACTTTGTGATGTTCTCAGTTTCTGATACATCAACAAATGAGGTGTTGATATGGGATATCGCACCGGATTTATCAGGTATTGGCGTGCTGAATATTCTGACTGAATATGTTTTGCCCCGGAAATCGGCTTTAAACAACCCTTCGACCCTCTCTTTTCTCTCAAGTGCGTCCGGTGTCCCTAAACCTTCAGTCTTATCTATATTGAATGCCTGCCGGAATCCTCTGATGTCAAGCCCTGTAAGTTCTGATTTTGACCTGCCTGAAAAGGCTGTCATCTCGTCACTGACATCGGTTATCTTCAGAGTTTTATCAAAGAGAACCATAGGTACAGGTGTCTTCATGATCGCTGTATGGAGGAAATCAGCTTTCTCCTCTGTCCCCGCCACTTTTTCCGCAAGTTTTTTAACCGCACCTGAAAGGCCCGAAGCCTCAGGTGGCAGTTTATCCAGTCCGGACTCTGCAATACTTTTTCCGGCCAGAATTCCATTTATTATCCCTTCCAGTTTATCATAATCCATAACTCTTCACTCCTTATTGTCCCCGCGTTCCGTCTGCGCCTTTTGCATTGATCGTAAAGATACTGTTATTGGCCAAATAGTTTATATGTATTTGCTTCTCGGCATCATATGTCGTTATTTCTGAAAATACTGCGTCATTGTGGTTATTGTTGTGCGGAAGTATCTGTCATGTCTGTATTCTGTTAATACAATGCAGAATGGTAAGATTTAATATAAATAATTATCTTGCGTTTTTTGAATTGTGTCAGATTTATGACGTAAGTTTACCTGGTTATATTGCCTGGGAAAATCTCCGGAATGAGAGCTGAAAAATAGTTATTTATATTATTTTTTTGTTTCAGAGGGCTGACCAGATGAAATGAATCAGTGACCCGACAACAAGCCCAAGAGTAAGTGTATATGCGGAGACAAGGGCTGCGATCTTTATTCCCATCTCGCGGTATAATACTGCGATTGTGGATACACAGGGGACAAAGAGTACACTTACCACAGCGAATACATATAACTGTATTCCGGTCATCACACTGCCCAGGTCGGCAGTTCCGGCAAGTATTGCAAGTGTCTCAAATGCCATCTCCTTTCTTAATATTCCAAAGAGCAGTGATGTTGAGGCATAGTCGGGCAGTCCCAGTGCCGCATCCATCGCCGGCGCAAATACGTCCTGAAATGCCTGTATAATTCCGCCATACTGTAACAGGCCAAGAAATATACTGCTCACAAGCAGAATCGGCATAGCAATGAAGATGAACTCCTTCATATGCAGCCATGCCCTTGAGAGAGTCTGCTTTGCCTTTGGCGTTCTGAGAGGTGCCATCTCAAGTATCATACCATACTGCTCTCCGGGTGTGAACTTTGTCAGTACAACTCCTGTGAGGGCAATGAGGGCAAAGACTATCAGATAGACTGATATTGCAGCCGGAACTCCGACAAATACAGCCACAATTCCGGCAATGATAACTGTCCTTGCCGAACAGGGCACCATTGTTATAAGAAATGAGGCAATGACCCTCTCTCTCTTTGAAAGGTGGCGTATGCTCATCACTGCCGGAACATTGCATCCGAATCCGAGCACCATCGGGATCAGCGCCTGTCCGTGCATCCCGATTCTGTGCATTGCCCGGTCTGCAAGAAACGCCGCCCTTGTCATATAGCCTGAATCCTCAAGGATTGAGATTAATATGTAAAAGACAAATACAAACGGAAATGCTATACCAAGACCTGCCTGAAGGGCAATGATAAATGAGAAACTGACCTGCTCGGTAAGCGGATCAAGGCCCATAGCCAACAGAGGTTCTACGGCGTACTGCTCAAATATAGAGACTATCAGCTCTTCAAGAAAAGATCCGACAAAGAATACAATCAGAAGTGTTGACAGTAGTATCAGGGCAAGTATGGGAATTCCCGGAAAATAACGGGTCAGGTATTTTTCAAACCTGAACTCTTTCTTCTCACCCTTTTCACTTGTAACCTCATCTGATATCTTTGATGCCTCATTATGTCTGTTTGTGGCCATTATCTGGTACACAGACATCTTATGCTCTTCTTCAATCTCAACTGATATCGTCTCGGCAGTCTCGGTCAGTTCAGGGTTCTGGTTTATGCCTTCAAGTGTAAGTATGGCTTCAAGCCTTGAGCACTCTGATAATTTTACAAGACTTCTGATACCTGCTTCAACATGCCTGTCATAGGGCACTCTTGCCTTTATCTTTGATGCCACCTGAAGTGCGGCAGGAATTATCTGTCCTATATTCTTTCCTTCGGTTGCCGTGGTTGCGATAATTTCGCATCCTAATATATCGGAGAGTTCTGCAAAGTCAATATGAATATTCTGCTTTTCAGCCTCATCTGTCATATTGAGCACGACAACGGTTGGGAGTTCATATTCTGCAACCTGGAGGAGGAGATAGAGATTTCTTTCAAGATGGGTTGAATCAAGGACTGCTATAAGGGCGTCAATATGTTCATTTCTGAGGTATTTCCTGACCTCCTCCTCTTCCTCTGATTTA
This window harbors:
- a CDS encoding methyl-accepting chemotaxis protein codes for the protein MDYDKLEGIINGILAGKSIAESGLDKLPPEASGLSGAVKKLAEKVAGTEEKADFLHTAIMKTPVPMVLFDKTLKITDVSDEMTAFSGRSKSELTGLDIRGFRQAFNIDKTEGLGTPDALERKERVEGLFKADFRGKTYSVRIFSTPIPDKSGAISHINTSFVDVSETENITKYLGREIKKIGENLEKISLGDPNLSLTAGDADEYTGKIKEEIEDINRSLARVRDNVMEVVKEAENIGTALTNGDLKHKSETSGYKGVYRDLIENLNDISSGIREPLVIINDRIKMIGRGEIPDRIDEQFKGEFDVLRKNINNSIDGLQAVVEVENILKKMSVNDYTTDVSGKYEGIYSNITEEISLVKTRLLNVQDIAARTSRGDLSRLDELKKIGRRSEKDELLPSLVKMMENINEMIRDVVRLSNNAVMGRIDERADAGAYDGAYKEVINGINKMLDAVEIPVTEAIRVSGELSDGNFGVRVNDKLRMEGEFRVFKDAVNNIGISVSEAINSSTGIAQKVAMNSNEVSKGTDEVAKAAEGVATTSQKTAELTKSLLEQIEDINRQIADLSASNEEIAGTSQEVFTAANHVVEIGKEAQKLGNDANTKMNNVEVIANQSVTEINSLTEQIKEINNVVKLINDITGQINLLALNAAIEAARAGEHGRGFAVVAGEVKNLAAEAREATNSIDKVVSSIGQSSEKTASSIKSANNEIVDGVSSVTKALEALNTIIVNAGRVSGDIGEITKAIEDQANIANNVVTSADRGTNMTKDVQREAEELAALAEEASASVEEISSAIHEVNELSRELEKEMGRFRT
- the feoB gene encoding ferrous iron transport protein B; the protein is MKFALIGNPNVGKSLIFNQLTGIGVEISNFPGTTVDLCSGNVCYKKEKFEVIDFPGIYSLDGKSEEEEEVRKYLRNEHIDALIAVLDSTHLERNLYLLLQVAEYELPTVVVLNMTDEAEKQNIHIDFAELSDILGCEIIATTATEGKNIGQIIPAALQVASKIKARVPYDRHVEAGIRSLVKLSECSRLEAILTLEGINQNPELTETAETISVEIEEEHKMSVYQIMATNRHNEASKISDEVTSEKGEKKEFRFEKYLTRYFPGIPILALILLSTLLIVFFVGSFLEELIVSIFEQYAVEPLLAMGLDPLTEQVSFSFIIALQAGLGIAFPFVFVFYILISILEDSGYMTRAAFLADRAMHRIGMHGQALIPMVLGFGCNVPAVMSIRHLSKRERVIASFLITMVPCSARTVIIAGIVAVFVGVPAAISVYLIVFALIALTGVVLTKFTPGEQYGMILEMAPLRTPKAKQTLSRAWLHMKEFIFIAMPILLVSSIFLGLLQYGGIIQAFQDVFAPAMDAALGLPDYASTSLLFGILRKEMAFETLAILAGTADLGSVMTGIQLYVFAVVSVLFVPCVSTIAVLYREMGIKIAALVSAYTLTLGLVVGSLIHFIWSAL